The nucleotide window TTAGCCCCTTCCGCGAGAACGTCGGCCAGCTGCCGCATGTAGGCGTAAAACTGCGTTTCCCGCGGCAAAAGGAGGTCAAATATCCTGAATTGCATAATACACCTCTTTTGAAAGAATTTTAATGGAAATTGAAAACACCGGATTGCCGGAAACACTACTAATAATATCCGCCAAAAGCAACTTTCATTTCTCGGGAAATTCATATATGCTGGCCAAACACGGCATAACCGGGCCCGGCGCCCGGCAGAAACAACACAACAATCGCATTGCGAGGTCAGCATGAGCACCAGAGTACGTTTCGCGCCCAGCCCGACCGGCCAGGTCCACATTGGCAATATGCGGGCGGCGATTTTCAACTGGCTTTTTGCCCGCCACACGGGCGGAAAATTTCTTCTGCGGATAGAAGACACCGACCGGGAACGTTCCACCCCGGAAGCCCTGCAGGCCATTTTCACGGCCATGGACTGGCTGGGGATTGAGCCGGACGAGCCGCCCGTCTACCAGTCGGCGCGGCTGGCGGCGCACCTTGAAACGGCGGAAAAATTGCTGTCCTCCGGCCATGCCTACCGCGCGCCCCGGACGGGCAAGGACGGCGCGCCGGAGGGGGAATGCGTTGTTTTCAAGATGCCCGGAACGGATATCATTTTCCGGGATGCAATCAAGGGGCAGTTGCGCAAGGCGGCCGCCGACATGAAGGACTTTGTCATTGTCCGTTCCAACAACACTCCGGTTTTTCATCTGGCCAACGTGGCGGACGACATCGCCATGGGCATCACGGATATTATCCGCGGCGACGATCACATTGAAAACACCTATCGCCATGCGGCCATGTTCCAGGCCCTGGGGGCGGCCGTCCCGCAATACGCCCATCTGCCGATGATCGTCAACGCGCAGGGTAAACCCTATTCCAAACGGGACGGAACTGCTTTCGTGGGTGAATTCCGCGAAAAGGGATATCTGGCTGATGTTTTGTTCAATTACCTCGCCCTGCTCGGCTGGTCTCCCGGCGATGACCGCGAGATTCTGGCGCGGGAGGAGATGATCCGCTTGTTTGAAATAAGCCGGGTCAAGTCGGCTCCGGCGCGGGTGGACCTTGAAAAATTAAGCTGGATGAACGGCGAATACATCAAAGCCTTGCCCCGCGAAATCCTGGCCGAGGAATGCCGCCGGATACTGGCGGGGCATGGACTCTGGAAACCGGATGCGGATGCCGGATACGCCGGCGAAGTATTTGAACTCATGCGGCCGCGGATCAAAATTTTCCCGGATATAGCCGCGCTGGGCGCGTTTTTCTTTACCGAGGATTATCCCTGCGATTCGGCGGCGGTGAAAAAAAGGCTCTTAACGGGCGATGATATTCTTCCCCGTTTGCTTGAATTGAACGAGCGGTTTAAAAAACTGGAAAAATTCAATGCCGCCGCAAGCGAGCAGGCGTTGCGGCAATACGGCGCGGAATCCGGAATCGGCGCCGGCCCGCTGATCCACGCCGTCCGGGTCGCCGTTTCCGGACTTGCCATGGGGCCGGGACTTTTTGAAATGCTGGCCGTGCTCGGAAAAACACGCGTGACCGGGCGTATCGCCCGCTCTGTTGCCATGTTTTCCGGTCCCGGCACGTAAGGCCTCAGAACGTGTGAAATAATTAAAACATCGCGCTGGCGGGGCAGCGCTCCTACGAAAAAGGCCATAATAGCCGAGGAAATAAGAGCGTTGTGGCCATTGGCCAGGGGATCACTGGCCGAGATCAGGAAGCCCTGTATTCGGCCAGGATGCAAAGCCTGTGCCAGCGGCAAGAAACATCCTGCGCTGGTTTATATGTTCATGGAAAACGGCCGCCAACATTGCATGTATGTGCCGCGCGAATTGCGTCCCCTGGTCATTGCCCGCAAGCTCAGTTTTGGTTCCCAATCCGATGCCGGCGCCAGAACACGCGAAATCCTGATGACGGTCTTGCACACGTTGAAAAAGCGTTCTTCCAATGTTGAAGCGGCCTTCAAGGCCGCCCTCGATAAAATCGCGGCCAATCAGAAAACAGACCGTTACACGGCGTTGTTTTTCCAGAACTCGTCTTAAGCCGGATATCCCGCCAAACCGGCCGCGATCTAAACGGGCGAGTATCGCGCCAGGGGTCTTTGTGGCGCGAGATGATCCGCGCGGCGCATTTCGCTGCCCGCGGAGCGGGATTCGAAAAAATCCGTCCAGTCCGGCTCAGATGTGCCGACGCCGCGTGAAGCGCTATACTCGTGTATGCGCGAGCGCGGCAACGGAACAGATGGGCTGGAATCGCCGGAAATTTTTTGAACGAAATGCGACACGCATTTTCCAAAACATCAAATTACGCGGTAATCACCAAAATACCCAAGAAACTGAGGCATTACCCCGGCACGGCGAAAAATGGCTGAAAAAAAAACGGCCGCAGTTTTAAACTGCGGCCGTTTTTGTTTCGCTCTGGCAATTTACGGAATGCCTTAGGGAGCCACCGGGGCCGGAACCGCCGCCGGAGCGGCCGGAGCCGCTTCAGGAAGCGCGCCGCCTTCGGTAACAGGCTCAACGCCCTTGACGGTCAGAATTCTTTTGCCGCCTTCATGACTGAGCGTGCAGGTTACCCTGACTTTCTGTCCGTCCATGGCTTCCAGGGGTTTGCTGCCTTCATCCAGTTGAATATCATAACTGGTAACAACCAGCCTGATGGCGGTAACGTTGCCGCTGGCGTCTTTGGTAACGCTGACCACGCCGGTCTTGCGCAGTTCCAAGGGCATCATTGCCGACACGGCCGGAACAATGGCCGGAACGGCAGCAGCGTCAGCCGCCGGCGCCGCCGCGGGAGCCGCTTCCGGAACTACTGCGGCCGGGGCTACGGCGGGGGCTGCGGCGGGAGCCGCTTCCGCGGCCGGGGCGGCCGGGGCCGCCGCTTCCTGGGCCAGCGCCAGAGATGTTACAAACATCAGACAAAACGACAAAGCGATAATTTTATTCTTCATTCTGTGAATTCCTTTTCTTTTGCAAAAACAATTACTTCGTTTTAAACGTTCAGAAACAACATGCTATTCTAGATTACCGGCACTGCGGAAGAGCGCCAATCCCGTCCCAGCCGTAAAGCCCTGCGCGGTCTGGCCCCAGCGTGCCCCGGTTTGCGCGGATCACCTCCTTCCTATAAATAGTCGGGGTTAAATCTATAATAATAGCAGGCCGGCGTCAACTGTTTTCAACAAAAAAGTCTTGTTACCGGTCCGGGAAATGATTATAAAGGGCCGGAGGGACGGACAAAAGCCGAATCTGATTTTAAACCATATATTGAAGGGAGCCCAAGCTATGGCGCGCGTTTATAA belongs to Kiritimatiellia bacterium and includes:
- a CDS encoding glutamate--tRNA ligase family protein: MSTRVRFAPSPTGQVHIGNMRAAIFNWLFARHTGGKFLLRIEDTDRERSTPEALQAIFTAMDWLGIEPDEPPVYQSARLAAHLETAEKLLSSGHAYRAPRTGKDGAPEGECVVFKMPGTDIIFRDAIKGQLRKAAADMKDFVIVRSNNTPVFHLANVADDIAMGITDIIRGDDHIENTYRHAAMFQALGAAVPQYAHLPMIVNAQGKPYSKRDGTAFVGEFREKGYLADVLFNYLALLGWSPGDDREILAREEMIRLFEISRVKSAPARVDLEKLSWMNGEYIKALPREILAEECRRILAGHGLWKPDADAGYAGEVFELMRPRIKIFPDIAALGAFFFTEDYPCDSAAVKKRLLTGDDILPRLLELNERFKKLEKFNAAASEQALRQYGAESGIGAGPLIHAVRVAVSGLAMGPGLFEMLAVLGKTRVTGRIARSVAMFSGPGT